In a genomic window of Trichoderma atroviride chromosome 4, complete sequence:
- a CDS encoding uncharacterized protein (EggNog:ENOG41~TransMembrane:1 (i12-30o)), with amino-acid sequence MLNLLLFRGRRPATLVGIAFILSTFLLIVITPHNIGQPGSETIKQPWTTSRILQSPLNQNQNQNGTTANVSLTADRKIHILLPATKSNVNFCKTLLTMTILGYPSPTIIAWEDKDKAKGLLGGGSHFAKITRTLDYINDPVRRSHPGFDDELVFMLDAYDIWFQLPLNMLLSRYDAIIEEENARVAHRMGRAYNNEGINSKIVFGAGKRCAPNLLNSVSCYPVPESPLPNDIYGGNTDTLIGINGWASFRTRYLNSGYTIGPVGEMRRVLERALEKLKECQNRKDASFDDESGASDFCYHGSDQSIFVEMFGEQEYYREVMRRHHRTGMDDMLDKVVPGRAGSKPPPTDVQQAPIIDRLEPGFTHQKYNKTHLPDKPFEFGIALDYWSLLGHQTSNALTDARYIRHSRLLKPQIGKQGKFECVPKTDRLPLPLDLPGSQQLPWLAGSYPNEWETMPLYTEICIGTVPVMIHHNSVEKYHREEQWNQTWWHGRSRMLLEERRKEGAPQLHEGIPTDKGSVVLWEDLCPKKMEKELFREPEPKKVEALQTESKITDATKPGAVQPEIKVPEPIKPEPIISEVVQPEAIKHEGIKPEDTAPEAKALEVK; translated from the exons ATGTTGAATTTATTATTGTTCCGAGGCCGGCGTCCTGCGACGTTGGTCGGAATCGCCTTCATCCTTAGTACTTTCTTGTTGATAGTGATAACGCCT CACAATATCGGACAGCCTGGTTCAGAGACCATCAAGCAGCCATGGACAACAAGTCGCATTCTTCAGTCGCCATTGAACCAGAACCAGAATCAGAACGGTACAACGGCGAATGTCTCTCTTACTGCGGATAGAAAGATACATATTCTGCTCCCAGCCACAAAGAGCAATGTCAACTTCTGCAAGACGCTCCTCACCATGACGATTCTCGGCTATCCTAGCCCTACAATTATTGCTTGGGAAGACAAGGACAAAGCCAAAGGCCTATTAGGAGGCGGTTCGCATTTTGCAAAGATTACGCGGACGTTGGACTATATCAATGACCCCGTGCGCCGCAGTCATCCTGGatttgatgatgagcttgTTTTCATGCTTGACGCCTACGATATCTGGTTCCAGCTACCGTTGAATATGCTTTTATCTCGTTACGACGCCATTATCGAGGAAGAAAATGCCCGTGTAGCCCACCGCATGGGACGGGCCTACAACAACGAAGGCATCAACTCCAAAATAGTCTTTGGTGCAGGAAAACGGTGTGCGCCCAACTTGCTCAACTCTGTCTCCTGCTATCCCGTACCTGAATCACCGCTCCCGAATGACATTTACGGAGGCAACACGGACACCCTCATCGGAATCAATGGATGGGCCAGTTTCCGCACTCGTTATCTCAACTCGGGATACACGATTGGTCCAGTTGGTGAGATGCGTCGCGTTCTAGAGCGAGCGCTGGAGAAGTTGAAGGAGTGCCAGAACCGAAAAGATGCGTCGTTTGATGACGAGTCAGGAGCTTCCGATTTCTGCTATCATGGTAGCGATCAGAGCATCTTTGTTGAGATGTTTGGCGAGCAGGAGTATTACAGAGAGGTTATGCGACGACATCACCGAACCGGAATGGACGACATGCTCGACAAAGTCGTTCCAGGACGAGCTGGATCGAAGCCTCCTCCAACTGACGTTCAACAAGCCCCTATTATTGACCGTCTGGAGCCAGGGTTTACTCACCAAAAGTACAACAAGACGCATCTCCCTGACAAGCCTTTCGAATTCGGCATCGCCCTAGACTATTGGTCTCTGCTCGGCCACCAGACTTCGAATGCTCTCACTGACGCAAGATACATTCGTCACAGCCGCCTTTTGAAGCCACAGATTGGCAAACAGGGCAAATTTGAATGCGTGCCCAAAACCGACAGGCTGCCTCTCCCACTGGATTTGCCTGGAAGTCAGCAACTGCCATGGCTCGCGGGGTCTTATCCCAATGAATGGGAGACCATGCCACTCTACACAGAAATTTGCATCGGCACCGTTCCTGTGATGATACACCACAACTCTGTGGAAAAGTATCACCGAGAGGAGCAGTGGAACCAGACCTGGTGGCATGGCAGATcgaggatgctgctggaggaaAGACGCAAAGAGGGCGCGCCTCAGCTCCATGAGGGTATTCCTACCGATAAAGGGAGCGTTGTCTTATGGGAAGACCTGTGccccaagaagatggagaaggagttgTTTAGAGAGCCCGAGCCTAAGAAAGTTGAGGCTTTACAAACCGAGTCGAAGATAACTGATGCTACAAAACCTGGAGCTGTACAGCCCGAGATTAAGGTACCCGAGCCTATAAAACCCGAGCCTATCATATCTGAGGTTGTACAGCCAGAGGCCATCAAACATGAGGGTATAAAGCCTGAGGATACGGCACCCGAGGCCAAAGCCCTCGAGGTCAAGTAA
- a CDS encoding uncharacterized protein (SECRETED:SignalP(1-21)~BUSCO:EOG092D2VYQ): MAAATTLPALLASLTQSLSLAQEGTSKISTIEHPKDGISLLDVKNELLLSYLQNLVFLILVKLRNAKSDGKGESKEKDEDLDEVVRSKLVELRLYLEKGARPLEEKLRFSIDRFLRTAEDAQRRDKMKEIKDSAKTGSSTDESGSDSEEDDEDEDDSEAEETGHSKPQTKKGAVSAAPNMGSLIDDVAIRPAKRGEDDGAPAGVYRPPRRERQVMETTETREKAARRPMRSHTMEEFVASELSSAPIAEPSIGTTIVQGGRRMKTTQERRDEAERTEYEEANFTRLPQESKKDRAKKAKQANRSGRMQFGGEEWHNLGEGIDRIDRLTKRKEGGAGSGVRAMLEKSRKRGAETEDGPRGSGHQMGDRFHKKARLLDIGRGSRGKGRK, encoded by the coding sequence ATGGCCGCCGCAACAACATTACCCGCCTTATTGGCCTCACTAACGCAGTCGCTGTCCCTCGCGCAAGAAGGAACATCCAAAATCTCGACAATTGAGCACCCCAAAGATGGAATCTCGCTCCTCGACGTCAAgaacgagctgctgctctcataTCTCCAGAACCTCGTCTTCCTGATACTCGTCAAGTTACGAAATGCAAAGTCTGACGGAAAGGGCGAATCGAAAGAGAAGGACGAAGATTTAGACGAAGTGGTGCGATCGAAACTTGTCGAGCTGCGCCTCTATCTCGAAAAGGGAGCCCGAccgctggaagagaagctgcgaTTCTCCATTGACAGATTCCTACGAACGGCGGAAGATGCGCAGCGGCGAgacaagatgaaggagatCAAGGATAGCGCCAAGACCGGCTCCAGCACAGATGAATCAGGCTCCGACTctgaggaagacgacgaggatgaagacgactcCGAAGCCGAAGAGACCGGCCACTCCAAGCCACAGACCAAGAAAGGAGCCGTCTCTGCCGCCCCCAACATGGGCTCTCTCATTGACGATGTCGCCATCCGTCCCGCCAAACGCGGCGAAGATGACGGCGCCCCTGCCGGCGTATACCGCCCGCCTCGTCGCGAGCGCCAAGTCATGGAAACGACAGAGACCCGCGAAAAGGCCGCTCGTCGCCCCATGCGCTCACACACCATGGAGGAGTTCGTTGCTTCCGAGCTCTCATCCGCACCCATTGCCGAGCCTAGCATCGGTACAACCATCGTCCAAGGCGGCCGCAGAATGAAGACGACTCAAGAACGCagagacgaggccgagcgaACCGAGTACGAAGAAGCAAATTTTACTCGTCTGCCTcaagagagcaagaaggaCCGTGCCAAGAAGGCGAAGCAGGCTAACCGAAGCGGTCGGATGCAGTTTGGTGGCGAGGAGTGGCATAACCTCGGCGAGGGCATTGATCGCATTGATCGCCTGACGAAGCGAAAGGAGGGCGGTGCTGGCTCTGGCGTGAGAGccatgctggagaagagccgGAAACGTGGAGCCGAGACGGAGGATGGCCCGAGAGGGAGTGGACACCAGATGGGAGACAGATTCCACAAGAAGGCGAGGCTGTTGGATATTGGACGGGGAAGCAGAGGCAAGGGAAGGAAATAG
- a CDS encoding uncharacterized protein (EggNog:ENOG41~TransMembrane:1 (o462-482i)~MEROPS:MER0000309) — translation MLMEIYFAVPFNVLAKRYGYDIASDAESSVSTRRCVDVELVFKACRQEIPENYQFHCAVDKCLDPAAWEDESGNKLDNEALTLRIYQEIVLPLETELGQAFTSMPIDELDRIAQGLNFPNWDQDVQLWGHQETAMTSSDHLNGYVQTHAAQEIKITPLGHSQQVSSTGSSHRHLGSPQWNLYVNGTPPPTYDASQKILKDVGSIRYQASRFFDDEMPSEAHTDEARLNYRNWKRIYQDVYEKFIKPSSLNAVSSVKIAILDTGVDLSHPDFEARVDNIKGKYNWLSPNSNKPHVITDRNGHGTFAASLILDYAPDAQLYIAKIAESEPSSAGIIAKAINHAVSTWEVDIISMSFGFPTCNTADYHELEAALAHAHANRVLLFAAASNSGGKLGHAYPARDQHVIAIHSTDTNGNRSALSPTAMDHDINLATVGEAVESAWPVYLSDETSNPNFVKYKSGTSYATPIAAGIAGFLLLYSRIYLPDKASALKNRQKMQALLRQIAEKERGQTVRDGYYFIDLSLYADCLFGKSLDFIDATIRNVLST, via the exons ATGCTCATGGAAATTTATTTTGCCGTTCCTTTCAATGTGCTGGCTAAGCGATACGGTTACGACATCGCGTCAGACGCGGAATCTTCTGTTTCCACGCGGAGATGTGTCGATGTCGAACTAGTGTTCAAAGCATGTAGGCAAGAGATTCCTGAAAACTACCAGTTTCACTGTGCCGTGGATAAGTGCTTGGATCCCGCGGCCTGGGAAGATGAGAGTGGAAACAAATTGGATAATGAAGCACTGACCTTGAGAATTTATCAAGAAATTGTCTTGCCTTTGGAAACTGAGTTGGGTCAGGCTTTTACCTCAATGCCTATTGATGAACTTGACAGAATCGCTCAGGGACTCAATTTCCCAAACTGGGACCAAGATGTGCAGCTTTGGGGTCATCAAGAGACAGCTATGACTTCATCTGACCACTTGAATGGTTATGTACAAACTCATGCTGCTCAGGAAATAAAAATTACACCACTTGGCCATTCTCAACAGGTTTCTTCAACTGGATCATCACATCGACACCTTGGATCGCCCCAATGGAACCTTTATGTCAATGGGACCCCTCCACCAACGTACGATGCATCACAAAAAATACTGAAAGACGTCGGAAGTATCAGATATCAAGCCTCTCGTTTTTTTGACGATGAAATGCCTTCCGAAGCTCATACCGATGAAGC ACGCTTGAACTATCGGAATTGGAAACGTATCTATCAGGATGTTTACGAGAAATTCATCAAACCCAGCTCGCTCAATGCAGTATCATCTGTGAAGATTGCAATTCTCGATACGGGTGTCGACTTATCGCATCCGGATTTTGAAGCGCGTGTTGATAACATCAAAGGCAAATACAACTGGCTTAGCCCGAACAGTAACAAGCCACATGTAATCACTGACCGCAATGGTCACGGCACGTTTGCGGCGAGCTTGATTCTCGACTATGCTCCTGACGCTCAGCTTTACATTGCAAAAATAGCTGAAAGCGAGCCGTCCAGCGCTGGTATTATCGCCAAG GCCATTAATCATGCGGTTTCTACCTGGGAAGTCGacatcatctccatgtcATTTGGCTTTCCTACTTGCAATACGGCCGACTATCACGAACTGGAAGCCGCCCTCGCACATGCTCATGCAAATCGCGTGTTACTATTTGCCGCAGCCTCGAATAGCGGAGGCAAGCTGGGGCACGCGTACCCAGCTCGCGACCAGCATGTTATTGCCATACATTCGACTGATACGAATGGTAATAGATCGGCATTAAGTCCCACGGCCATGGACCACGACATTAACTTGGCGACAGTTGGTGAAGCTGTTGAGTCGGCATGGCCTGTGTATTTATCAGATGAGACTTCGAACCCTAATTTTGTTAAATACAAGTCTGGCACGTCATACGCGACACCCATAGCGGCTGGGATTGCAGGATTTCTTCTGCTATATTCGAGAATATACTTGCCAGACAAAGCCAGCGCGCTGAAGAATCGACAGAAGATGCAGGCGCTACTGAGACAGATAGCAGAGAAAGAGCGGGGACAGACGGTAAGGGATGGATATTATTTTATTGATTTAAGTCTCTATGCGGATTGCTTGTTTGGCAAAAGTCTAGACTTTATTGACGCAACGATTCGGAATGTCTTGAGCACCTGA
- a CDS encoding uncharacterized protein (EggNog:ENOG41), giving the protein MWAQLGLGTYRKASPNEEIDMDSGLDFDMFLSMKQDWQEAHILISKEVKERAVVFQDDNEVKQPQTRKPIAKTKQMRVKRLCEPIAKMKTMAAHRLELKVMRDQLFKLRSERSTSLVDTTRSPITLEQFLKIGSRSFTERTRRILAVILSYAVLYLHDTPWLQHTWSSSHILFFPTTSSTIPLRPFIQTQLGQYQESRQGQMVGLSYDGPDDLDPDDLELENLDPDDLI; this is encoded by the coding sequence ATGTGGGCTCAGCTTGGCTTAGGTACATATCGAAAAGCAAGTCCAAACGAGGAGATCGATATGGACAGTGGTCTCGACTTCGACATGTTCCTTTCGATGAAGCAGGATTGGCAAGAGGCTCACATTCTCATATCAAAAGAAGTAAAGGAAAGAGCTGTAGTATTTCAGGATGATAACGAGGTAAAACAACCTCAGACAAGGAAGCCAATTGCCAAAACGAAACAAATGCGGGTAAAAAGACTATGCGAGCCAATTGCCAAAATGAAAACTATGGCAGCACATCGTCTTGAGCTCAAGGTCATGCGAGATCAGCTCTTTAAGCTACGGTCCGAAAGAAGTACTTCCCTCGTTGATACCACGAGGAGCCCCATAACTTTGGAGCAGTTTCTTAAAATCGGGTCACGATCTTTCACTGAAAGAACAAGGCGCATTCTTGCTGTGATCCTCAGCTATGCTGTGCTTTACCTGCACGATACTCCATGGCTACAGCATACATGGAGCTCTTCTCACATCCTATTTTTCCCCACAACCTCTTCTACAATCCCGCTTCGGCCATTTATCCAAACCCAGCTGGGGCAATACCAAGAATCTAGACAGGGTCAAATGGTAGGGCTTAGCTACGACGGCCCGGATGATCTAGACCCAGACGACCTTGAACTTGAGAATCTGGATCCggatgatttgatttga